One segment of Bradyrhizobium sp. WD16 DNA contains the following:
- the gfa gene encoding S-(hydroxymethyl)glutathione synthase, translated as MTVHIHPSVDSGVRKGTGSFAGGTLVCKCKDRPVKVQITGDVAHNHACGCTKCWKPEGATFSVVAVVPRDSVKVVENGDKLKIVDPSAAIQRHACSVCGTHMYGRIENKSHPFYGLDFIHPELFVETGSAAPGFAAFVSSVIESGVNPADMAGIRARLKELGLEPYDCLSPALMDAIATHVAKSKAA; from the coding sequence ATGACTGTTCATATTCATCCGTCGGTCGATAGTGGCGTACGCAAGGGCACCGGCAGCTTTGCCGGCGGCACGCTGGTCTGCAAATGCAAGGACAGGCCGGTGAAGGTCCAGATCACCGGCGACGTCGCCCATAACCACGCCTGCGGCTGCACCAAGTGCTGGAAGCCGGAAGGCGCGACCTTCTCGGTCGTCGCGGTGGTGCCGCGCGACAGCGTCAAGGTGGTGGAGAACGGCGACAAGCTGAAGATTGTCGACCCGTCCGCCGCGATCCAGCGCCATGCCTGCAGCGTCTGCGGCACGCACATGTACGGCCGGATCGAAAACAAGTCCCACCCGTTCTACGGCCTGGATTTCATCCACCCGGAACTGTTCGTCGAGACCGGTTCGGCCGCCCCCGGCTTCGCCGCCTTCGTCTCGTCGGTGATCGAGTCCGGTGTCAATCCGGCGGATATGGCCGGAATCAGGGCTCGCCTGAAGGAACTGGGGCTCGAGCCCTATGACTGCCTGTCGCCGGCGCTGATGGACGCGATCGCGACCCACGTCGCGAAATCGAAAGCAGCCTGA
- a CDS encoding S-(hydroxymethyl)glutathione dehydrogenase/class III alcohol dehydrogenase: MKTRAAVAFEAKKPLEIVEVDLEGPKAGEVLVEIMATGICHTDAYTLDGLDSEGIFPSILGHEGAGIVREVGAGVTSVKPGDHVIPLYTPECRQCKSCLSRMTNLCTSIRATQGKGVMPDGTSRFSYKGKPIYHYMGCSTFANHTVLPEIAVAKIREDAPFDKACYIGCGVTTGVGAVVNTAKVWPGANVVVFGLGGIGLNVLQGARMVGADKIIGVDLNDDKEEWGRRFGMTHFVNPKKIDTDIVQHLVALTDGGADFTFDCTGNTTVMRQALEACHRGWGTSVVIGVAEAGKEISTRPFQLVTGRVWKGTAFGGARGRTDVPKIVDWYMNGKIEIDPMITHILKLEEINKGFDLMHEGKSIRSVVVF; this comes from the coding sequence ATGAAGACCCGCGCCGCCGTCGCCTTCGAGGCGAAGAAACCGCTCGAGATCGTCGAGGTCGACCTGGAGGGGCCCAAGGCCGGCGAAGTCCTGGTCGAGATCATGGCCACCGGCATCTGCCACACCGACGCCTACACCCTGGACGGCCTCGACAGCGAAGGCATCTTCCCGTCCATTCTCGGCCATGAGGGCGCCGGCATCGTCCGCGAGGTCGGCGCCGGGGTCACCTCGGTCAAGCCGGGCGACCACGTCATTCCGCTCTACACGCCGGAATGCCGGCAGTGCAAAAGCTGCCTTAGCCGCATGACCAATCTGTGCACCTCGATCCGCGCCACCCAGGGCAAGGGCGTCATGCCCGACGGCACCTCGCGCTTCAGCTACAAGGGCAAGCCGATCTACCACTACATGGGCTGCTCGACCTTCGCCAATCACACCGTGCTGCCGGAAATCGCGGTGGCCAAGATCCGCGAGGACGCGCCGTTCGACAAGGCCTGCTATATCGGCTGCGGCGTCACCACCGGCGTCGGCGCCGTGGTCAATACCGCCAAGGTCTGGCCGGGCGCCAACGTGGTGGTGTTCGGCCTCGGCGGCATCGGCCTCAACGTCCTCCAGGGCGCGCGGATGGTCGGGGCCGACAAGATCATCGGCGTCGACCTTAATGACGACAAGGAGGAATGGGGCCGCCGCTTCGGCATGACCCATTTCGTCAACCCCAAGAAGATCGACACCGACATCGTCCAGCACCTCGTGGCGCTGACCGACGGCGGCGCCGACTTCACCTTCGACTGCACCGGCAACACCACGGTGATGCGCCAGGCGCTGGAGGCCTGCCACCGCGGCTGGGGCACGTCGGTCGTCATCGGCGTCGCCGAGGCCGGCAAGGAAATCTCGACACGGCCGTTCCAGCTGGTCACCGGGCGGGTGTGGAAGGGCACGGCGTTCGGCGGCGCCCGCGGCCGGACCGACGTGCCCAAGATCGTCGACTGGTACATGAACGGCAAGATCGAGATCGACCCGATGATCACCCACATCCTCAAGCTCGAGGAGATCAACAAGGGCTTCGACCTGATGCACGAGGGCAAGTCGATCCGCTCCGTCGTCGTCTTCTGA
- a CDS encoding c-type cytochrome, methanol metabolism-related translates to MKRVRAIFLGAVIAVVAFGGIAHADGSGDPKAVKSEDGKYFAKDGDPTFNVAADGTVDWYTYSGYRRYHSECHVCHGPDGMGSTYAPALKDSLNNLSYGDFLNVVATGRKNVSSSQENVMPAFGENANVVCYLDDIYIYLRARANDAVGRVRPAKHEDKPEAYTKAETSCMGH, encoded by the coding sequence ATGAAGCGCGTGCGAGCCATTTTCTTGGGTGCAGTGATTGCTGTCGTGGCGTTCGGAGGGATTGCTCATGCCGACGGCAGCGGTGATCCGAAAGCCGTGAAGTCGGAAGACGGAAAATACTTCGCGAAGGATGGCGATCCGACCTTCAACGTGGCTGCTGACGGCACCGTCGACTGGTACACCTATTCCGGCTATCGCCGCTATCACTCCGAATGCCACGTCTGTCACGGCCCGGACGGCATGGGCTCGACCTACGCTCCGGCCTTGAAAGACTCGCTCAACAATCTCAGTTACGGCGACTTCCTCAACGTCGTCGCCACCGGCCGCAAGAACGTGTCGTCGTCCCAGGAAAACGTCATGCCGGCATTCGGCGAAAATGCGAACGTGGTCTGCTATCTGGACGACATCTACATCTACCTGCGGGCCCGGGCCAATGACGCGGTCGGCCGCGTCCGCCCGGCCAAGCACGAAGACAAACCGGAGGCCTATACCAAGGCGGAAACGAGCTGCATGGGGCATTGA
- the xoxF5 gene encoding lanthanide-dependent methanol dehydrogenase XoxF5 — protein sequence MRKVMLMTCLSVTALMAAGAARANDELNKMSQDPKGWVMPAGDYANTRYSKLKQITPANVGKLQVAWTFSTGVLRGHEGGPLIIGDVMYVHTPFPNKVYALDLKNENKIIWHYEPKQDPNVIPVMCCDTVNRGLAYGDGLIILHQADTTLVALDAKTGKVAWSTKNGDPSKGGTGTSAPLVVKDKVLVGISGGEFGVQCHVTAYDLKTGKQAWRAFSEGPDDQIKLDPEKTTVLGKPVGKDSSLKTWQGDQWKIGGGCTWGWLSYDPALNLVYYGSGNPSTWNPKQRPGDNKWSMTIFARDPDTGVAKWVYQMTPHDEWDYDGVNEMILTDQTINGTPRKLLTHFDRNGLGYTLDRTNGELLVAEKYDPKVNWTTGVDMNKSSPTYGRPKVVDQYSTDKAGEDHNVKGICPAALGSKDEQPAAYSPETQLFYVPTNHVCMDYEPFKVSYSAGQPYVGATLSMYPPAGETNMGNFIAWDGKTGKIVWSNKEQFSVWSGALATAGGVVFYGTLEGYLKAVDAKTGKELYKFKTPSGIIGNVTTYEHGGQQYVAVLSGVGGWAGIGLAAGLTDPTAGLGAVGGYAALSSYTALGGTLTVFTLPRS from the coding sequence ATGCGCAAGGTGATGCTGATGACTTGCCTGAGCGTCACGGCCTTGATGGCCGCAGGCGCGGCTCGTGCCAACGACGAGCTGAATAAGATGTCGCAGGACCCGAAGGGTTGGGTCATGCCGGCCGGCGATTACGCCAATACGCGCTACTCGAAGCTCAAGCAGATCACGCCCGCCAATGTCGGCAAGCTCCAGGTGGCCTGGACCTTCTCGACCGGCGTGTTGCGCGGCCACGAAGGCGGCCCGCTGATCATCGGCGACGTGATGTACGTCCACACGCCGTTCCCCAACAAGGTCTATGCTCTCGACCTCAAGAACGAGAACAAGATCATCTGGCACTACGAGCCCAAGCAGGATCCCAACGTCATTCCGGTGATGTGCTGCGACACCGTCAACCGCGGCCTCGCCTATGGCGACGGCCTGATCATCCTGCACCAGGCCGACACCACGCTGGTGGCGCTCGACGCCAAGACCGGCAAGGTGGCCTGGAGCACCAAGAACGGCGATCCCAGCAAGGGCGGGACCGGCACCTCGGCGCCGCTGGTGGTCAAGGACAAGGTCCTGGTCGGCATCTCCGGCGGCGAGTTCGGCGTGCAGTGCCACGTCACCGCCTACGACCTCAAGACCGGCAAGCAGGCCTGGCGCGCCTTCTCCGAAGGCCCGGACGACCAGATCAAGCTCGATCCGGAAAAGACCACTGTGCTCGGCAAGCCGGTCGGCAAGGACTCGAGCCTGAAGACCTGGCAGGGCGATCAGTGGAAGATCGGCGGCGGCTGCACCTGGGGCTGGCTGTCCTACGATCCGGCTCTGAACCTCGTCTATTACGGTTCGGGCAACCCCTCGACCTGGAATCCGAAGCAGCGTCCGGGTGACAACAAGTGGTCGATGACCATCTTCGCCCGTGATCCTGACACCGGCGTCGCCAAGTGGGTCTACCAGATGACCCCCCATGACGAATGGGACTATGACGGCGTCAACGAGATGATCCTCACCGATCAGACGATCAACGGCACGCCGCGCAAGCTGTTGACCCATTTCGACCGCAACGGTCTCGGCTATACCCTCGACCGCACCAACGGCGAACTGCTGGTCGCCGAGAAGTACGATCCGAAGGTCAACTGGACGACCGGCGTCGACATGAACAAGAGCTCGCCGACCTACGGCCGGCCGAAGGTCGTCGACCAGTACTCGACCGACAAGGCCGGCGAGGATCACAACGTCAAGGGCATCTGCCCGGCGGCGCTCGGCTCCAAGGACGAGCAGCCGGCGGCCTATTCGCCGGAGACGCAGCTGTTCTACGTGCCGACCAACCACGTCTGCATGGACTACGAGCCGTTCAAGGTGAGCTACAGCGCGGGCCAGCCCTATGTCGGCGCCACGCTCTCGATGTATCCGCCTGCCGGCGAAACCAACATGGGCAACTTCATCGCCTGGGACGGCAAGACCGGCAAGATCGTGTGGTCGAACAAGGAGCAGTTCTCGGTGTGGTCGGGTGCGCTCGCCACCGCCGGTGGCGTGGTGTTCTACGGCACGCTCGAGGGCTACCTGAAGGCGGTCGACGCCAAGACGGGCAAGGAACTGTACAAGTTCAAGACCCCGTCGGGCATCATCGGCAACGTCACGACCTATGAACATGGCGGCCAGCAGTACGTGGCGGTTCTGTCCGGCGTCGGCGGCTGGGCCGGCATCGGCCTCGCTGCGGGGCTGACCGATCCGACGGCGGGTCTGGGCGCGGTCGGCGGCTATGCCGCCCTGAGCAGCTACACCGCGCTCGGTGGTACGCTCACCGTGTTCACGCTGCCGCGAAGCTGA